TTTCTCCATCTCGCCTGCAACCAGAGCGGGGCGATCCGCGTTATGCTCGAAAAGGGAGTGTGCGTCATGATGGCTTCGGGAAACAGGCTCTTTTCGAACGGCGCTTCGCGCCTCGTCGCCGCAGCGATCGTCGTCACCGGATTTTGCGCCGCGGTCGCCGCCGCGCCGGCCGTCGCGCCGCTCCACAAGTCCGCCGCCGCCCCCGTCCATCGCGCCAATTTCGGCGAGGGCGCGAGCGCGCTGCGCCCGTTCGGCCAGGGCGCCGCGATTCACGTCGATCGCGCCTATGGCGACGAGGATGAAGATTGCGTGCTCGCGGTCACCAAGGTCGAGGATGCGGACGGCCGCGTCAGCGTCACGCGCGGCGTCGCCTGCGCGCATTGAGGTCTAGAGCGCTTTCCGATCGAACGGAATCGGATGGCGCCCTAGCGTTCAGCGCCCGACGATTCGTCCCACCGCCCAATTGGGCTGGACATAGGGGCGCCGGTTGCGAAACTGCCCCTTCATCACCAGAGCGAAGGCGATGGCGTCGAGCCCGGCCAGCGTCAGCCACCAGAGCTGCTCGCCGGCGGGGCCGAGCATGGAGATGGCGAGGCCGGTGGCGAGGCCCGCCAGTAGAAAAGGCGCGAGCACCGGCCGCGTCCGCCCGGCGATGATGAAGGCGCGCGCCGCCACCGCCGCGAGGGCGAGGGCGCCGATCGCGCCGAGATCGAACCACACCTGAAAGACGAGGCTGCGCGGCGTCTCCTGATCGAGATAATGGCCGAGCACGCCATAGATGGCCGCGCCGAAGCCATGGCCGAGCAGCGCCCGCGGCCCGTCGCCGATGAGGATGTGGCCCCACACCAGCAGCGGCTCGAGTGCGGCCGGCGGATGTTCCGGCAGCGCATAGGCGGAAAGGATCGCCGCCAGCGGCGCAACGAGAATCGCCGTCGCCGCCAGCAGCGCCAGCAGGCGCGAGACGCGCCGCGCCTTGCCGAAGGATAAGGCGAGGACCAGCGCTCCGACGATCAGCGCCGGAAGCGCGGCGGGCGAGCGGGCGAGGGCGCAGGCGGCGACGGCCGCAGCCGCGACCACGCCGGCCGAGATCCACCGCCCTCGCAGCGCCAGAGCGCCGAGCGCGGGCCACAGCACCAAAGCGAGGCCGAGGCCGGCGCGCTGCAGCGGGTCGCTGTCGAGATCCGCCGGCGGCGCCAGCGGATGCGCGAGGAGCGCGACGGCGAGCAGCGCCCCGGCCGCGGCGGCGGTGCCGATCGGCAGAAGATTGAGATTGGAGGTCTTGGTGCGGGCCGGCAGCAGCGCGCAGGCGGCCGCCACCAGCGCCAGCGTCGCCGCGCTCTTGCCGAATCGCTCCGCCGGACCGGAGCCGAAGGGCGTCCAGGCCAGCGACAGGCCGGTCCAGCCGACGAAGAACAGCGCTGCGAGCGTCGTCGGCTTCAGCGCCAGAGCGATGATCTGGCCGAGCCGGCGTGAATCCGGCGCGAGGCTCGCCGACAGCAGCAGCAGCGCCGCGCCGATCGGCAGCAGGATGTAGATCGTCTGCCGGGCGAGGATCGGCGCGACCTGAGAGATGATGAACAGCAGCATGATGCTGAGCCGCGCCAGCAGGCGCGCCGCCTCGGTGGCGGGATCATCGATGGTGCGTCGCGATAGGTTCGGCATGGCGGAAGGCGCCGGCGGTTGCGGTGACAGTGCGGAGTCTACAGGCGAAGGCGCGACGAATCCATGGAGGATGAGCCGGTTGCGCTGCGGTGGAGCGAAAGCGGCGTTATTTTTTCTCCGACTGTGTCTCTTTTGCCCATTCCGTGCAGACTAGCGCATCCGGCTCGCGCGGAGCATATGCTCGCGCCAAGGATGCGAGCTCCTCTCGCGGCAAGAGTCGGGCCAGCGCCCACACGGCGGCTCCGCGCGTCACCGGCGAGGCATGGTCGAGCAGCGGCCGCAGAGCGGCGGAAAGGCGCGCCTCGCCGCTGTTGCCGATGGCGATCGCCACATTGCGCAGGAACCGCGCATGGCCGAGCCGCTTGACCGGCGTCGCGGCGAAGAGCGCGCGAAAGCCCGCATCGTCCAGCGCGGCGAGCCCTGCGAGCGGCATGGCGTCCAGTTCGGGACGCAGAGCGAGCCGGGCGTCGCGAGCGGCCCGCGCGAATTTGTTCCAGGGGCAGACGGCGAGGCAGTCGTCGCAGCCGAACACGCGATTGCCGATGGCGGCGCGCAGCTCGCGCGGGATCGGGCCCCTGTGCTCGATGGTGAGATAAGCGACGCAGCGGCGCGCATCGAGCCGATAGGGGGCGGGAAAGGCGTTCGTCGGGCAGATGTCGAGGCATTTGCGGCAGGAGCCGCAATGATCGCGCTCCGGCGCGTCGGGCGCGAGCGTCAGATCGGTGAAGATCGAGCCGAGGAACAGCCAGGAGCCGAAGCGGCGCGAGACGAGATTGGTGTGCTTGCCCTGCCATCCGAGCCCGGCGGCCTGCGCCAGCGGCTTCTCCATCACCGGAGCCGTGTCGACGAACACTTTGGCGTCGCCGGCCCCGGCGCGGGACAGCAGGAAGGCGGCGAGCTGCTTCAGCCGGCCCTTGATCACCTCATGATAATCGCGCCGGCGGGCGTAGAGCGAGATCGCGCCATGGTCGCGGCGCGCGAGATCGGCGAGCGGGTCCCCGTCCGCGCCGTAATTGGCGCCGAGCAGCACGATGGAGCGCGCCTCGCTCCACAGGCCCTGCGGCGCGGCGCGGCGCTCCGGCGTCGCGGCCATCCACTCCATATCGCCATGGGCGCCGCTGGCGAGCCAGGCGGCGAGACGCTCGCCGGCCTGCGGCGGCGCGCTCGCGGGGGCGATGCGGCAGAGATCGAAGCCGAGCGCCGCGGCCTGCGCGCGCAGCGCCTCCTCGAGGCTCAGAAGTCGAGATCGGCGTAGCACGCCGCCGGCGTCGTCCCCACGGCGCGGTCCGAGAGCAGCGGGCGAAAGGCCGGGCGCGATTTGATCCGCTGGTACCAATGCTTGACCGTCTCGTATTCGTCCCATGGAACGTCGCCCAGATAATCGGCGCAGGAGAGATGCGCGGCGGCGGCGAAATCGGCGAGGCTCAAGGTCTCGCCCGCCAGCCAGTTCCGCGCCCCGGTCAGATAGCCGATGTAGCGCATATGGGGACGAATATTGGCGCGCGCGACGCGCAGCAGATCCATGTCCGGCGCGCCGCCGCCGATCTCGGGAGCGAGAAAGCGCTTATAGACTTTCTCGGTGACCAGCCAATTGGTCACCTCCTCGTAGAATTTGAGGTTGAACCATTCGGTCAGCCGCCGCGTCTCGGCGCGCTCGCGCGGCGTTTGCGGCAGCAGCCGCAGGCGGTTGAGCTCGGGGTCCGCGGTCTCCTCGAGATATTCGGCGATCACCATGGCGCCGGAGACGACGGTTCCATCGTCGTCGACCAGCACCGGCGTGCGGCCGGCCGGATCGAGAGCCAGGAACTCGCGGCGGCGCTCGGCGGCCCTCTCCTCGATCAGCGTCGTCTCGATCGCGTGCTCGGCGAGGATCAGCCGAACGAAACGCGAATGCGGACACAGCGGATGATGATAGAGAGTGGCCATGGAGCCTTGGTCTGACAGCGCGACGCCGCAGCGGGGGAACAAGACGCGGCGCTGCGGAAATTTTCGTATAGGCCCGGCCGCGCGGCGCGACAAGCGCAGCCATTGCCGCGCCGAGGGACCGATATCGAACGTCATCCTGTTGAGATTTTATACAATTTTATCGTTCGTCGGCGGCGCCGGCGAGCTTTGCGGCTCCGCGTCATTTTCGGCGGTGGCGTTAGCGAATTCTTGACGGCGCCGGCGCAGGGGAAATGAGCTCGGCCGGCCGCGGCCGCGCGTGCGAGCGCGCACAGGGCGGGCATCGACGGGCGCCCGCGCGGCGGGCGACAGGCGCGGGCCAGTGGGGTGGGACGCAGCAAAGAGCGTAGAGTCGACGGCGCCGGCCGCCTCCTCTCCCCGCAGGCGCTACGGCATGCACACATATATCGAAGGTGAAAAATGTCTTCGAAATCAAGAGGAAATTACAGGCTGAGCAGCGGGGTTTCGCTTTCACAACCGCCTCGAAGCCATATTTTTCCCTTCGAGTTTCCGCAAGTCGTTGAGGCGACTCGAGAAGATGTGTGCATGCCGTAGCCCGCAGGCGGGGAGAGGAGGCGGCGGACATGGTTGTTCTTGTCCGAAAGTCGCTATGATCTCGGCCGACCGCGACATCGCCGAGGTGGCGGCGCCTATGCCGACAGCCGGCGCGAGGCGTCGTCGCCGACCTTCGCGTCGAGTCGCGTGACGCGCAGCGGCAGCGCGCCCTTCGGCCGCGTCGTGAAGCTCGGCGCCAGCTCGAGGCGATGGCCGGGCGCGGTCTCGAAGCGGAACGCGCGCACGAGAGTCGCCAGGATCGCCGTCATCTCCAGCATCGCGAAGCCCATGCCGACGCAGATGCGAGGCCCGGCGCCGAAGGGCAGGAAGGCGTAGCGCGGCCGCGCCTTCACTTTGTCCGGCGCGAAACGGTCGGGGTCGAAGCCGAGCGGCTCGTCCCACAGCGTCTCGTTGCGATGCAGGCACCAGGTGATGATGTAAATCGGCTCGTTCGCGCGCACGTGATGCGGCCCGAGCGTCGTGTCGGCGCGCGCCTGACGGCCGATCGCCGCCGCCGGCGGAAACAGCCGCATCGACTCCTGCAGAACCTGCCGCGTGAAGGCGAGAGTCTCGACCGTGTCGGCGCCGATCTCGGCGTCGCCGCAGAGGCGGCAGACCTCCTCGCGCAGGCGCTGCTGCGATTCCTGGTCCTTGGCGAGCAGCCAGAGGCTCCAGGCGAGCGCGACCGCCGCCGTCTCATGGCCGGCGAGCAGGAAGCCGTGAATATTGGCGACGAGCTCGCTGTCGTCGAGCGCGCGGCCGGTTTCCGGATCGCGCGCCGAGAGCATGAGGCCGAGAATATCGCGCCTGTCGTCCGCCACGGCGCGCCGGGCGGCGAGCAGCTTGTGCGTCTCGGCGCGCAGAAAGCGCGTGGCGCGGCGCGCGGCGAGGAAGCCCGGATAGGGCGTCAAATCCGGCGGCAGATGAAACATCGCCGCCAACATGCGCCAGCCGACGCCGCCGAGCACGGGACGCAGCGCCGCGATGAAGCCGTCGCGATCGAAATCCTCCGCGGCGCCATAGACCGCCTTCTCGATCACAGCGAAGGTGGTGCGTGACATGGCGTGCATGATGTCGACGCTCGCGCCCTGCTCGAGGTCGCGCCACTCCTGCGCCTGCGCCTGCGCGCAGCGAGAAAAATGCGGAACGAGCGCGAGAATATTCTCGTGGCGGAAGGCGGGCGACAGCGCGCGCCTCTGCCATTTCCACTCGGCGCCCTCCGAGAAGAACAGGCTGTCGCGCTCCACCGGGCCGGCGAGCGCCCTGCTGACCACCTCGTCGCGGCGGAAGGCGTCGGCGCGGGAGACCAGCAATTCCTCGATGAGCGCCGGACTCGCCACATAATGCATGCGCGGCACGATCTCGAGAAAGCCTTCGGACGTCCAATAGTCGGAGCGATAGGCCTGCGTCGGATAGTTTTCGAGGAAGTTGCGGCTGACCGCCAGAAAGGAGGGCGTCGCACGCGGCGTGAAGGGAAGGAAATCGGGATCGTGAAACATGCCGGCTCTCCATCGCAAGCCATTGTTCACGATCCTATCAGATGTCCGCCCTCGATCAAAAAGGGGCCTCCGCCTGCGCGTGTCCAAAGTCGGCTTGTTGCGCCGCCGCCGCGCCCACTGTAGACGGCGCTGTCCGCGCTCCCATCTAATCCGCCATGTCCGTTCTCTCCGTCTATTTCCGCGTGCTGCGGCAGCTCGAGCCCGAGGCGCGGCTCGCCGCCGGCCTCGTCGCGGCCAATCTGGCCGTCGCCATCGCGCAATTCGCCGAGCCCATGCTGTTCGGCCGCGTCATCGACGTGCTCACCAAGGCTCAGGTCGCCAGCCAGCGCCTCGCCTGGAGCGACCTCCTGCCGCTGCTCGCGGCCTGGGGCGGCTTTGGCCTCTTCTCCATCGCCGCCTCGGTTCTGGTCGCGTTGCACGCCGACCGGCTCGCGCATCGCCGCCGCCTCGCGGTGATGGCCGGCTATTTCGAGCATGTGCTCGACCTTCCGTCGAGCTTCCATTCCGTCGCGCATTCGGGCCGCCTGCTCAAGGTGATGCTCGAGGGCGCCGGCGGCATGTTCGGCCTGTGGCTGTCCTTCTTCCGCGAGAATTGCGCCTCCTTCGTCGCGCTGTTCGTGCTGCTGCCGGCGACGCTCCTCGTCAATTGGCGGCTCGCGGCGCCGCTCATCGTCCTCGTCGCCGCCTTCGGCCTGCTCTCGGCTTTCGTCCTGCGCCGCACGCAGGAACTGCAGAGCGCGGTGGAGCGGCATCACTCAGATCTCGCCGAGCATGCCTCCGACACGCTCGGCAATGTCGCCGTGGTGCAGAGCTTCACCCGCATCGACAGCGAGACGCGGGCGCTGCGCCGCATCATCGACGAGCTGCTGGCGGCGCAGATTCCGGTGCTCTCCTGGTGGGCGCTGGCGGCGGTGGCGAGCCGAGCTTCGGCGACGCTGACGCTGCTCGTCATCTTCCTGCTCGGGGCCTGGCTGCACCTGCAGGGCCTCGCCTCGATCGGCGAGATCGTCGCCTTCATGAGCTTCGCCACAATGCTGATCGGCCGGCTCGAGCAGGTGGTCGGCTTCCTCAATGTGCTGTTTCTGCTCGCGCCCAAGATCGGCGAGTTCTTCGCCATTCTCGACACGCGTCCCGACGTCGCCGACCGCGAGGGGGCGCGCGAGATGGGCCGGCTCGACGGCGCCGTCGCTTTCGAGGCCGTGAGCTTCTCCTATGACCGCGCCCGCCTCGCGCTGCGCAATGTCTCCTTCTCGGCGCGGCCCGGCGAGACCATCGCGCTGGTCGGCGCCACGGGCTCGGGCAAATCGACGACGCTCGGCCTGCTGCACCGGGTGTTCGATCCGAAAGAGGGCCGCATCACCATCGACGGGGTCGACATTCGCGACATGACCCTGGCCTCGCTGCGGCGGAACATCGGCGTCGTGTTCCAGGAGCCGATGCTGTTCGCCCGCTCGATCGAGGAGAATCTGCGCGTCGGCAAGCCGGATGCGAGCGAGGAGGAGATCGCCCGCGCCGTCGAGCTGGCGCAGGCGCGCGATCTCGTCGCGCGGCAGAGCGACGGGCTGGCGACGCGCATCGGCGAGCGCGGCCGCACGCTCTCGGGCGGCGAGCGCCAGCGCCTCTCGATCGCTCGCGCTCTGCTGAAGAACCCGCCGATCATGATCTTCGACGAGGCGACGAGCGCGCTCGACGCGACCACCGAGCGCCAGCTGCAGAAGGCGCTGGAGGCCGCGACGCGCGGCCGCACCACTTTCATCATCGCCCATCGCCTCGCCACGGTGCGCCACGCCGACCGCATTCTGGTGCTGGACCAGGGCGAGATCGTCGAGAGCGGGACCTTCGACGAGCTGGTGGCGAAGGGCGGATTGTTCGAGCAGTTGGCGCGCGCGCAATTCATCGGCTCGCGGGAGGCGGGGGTGGACGCGGCGCAACAGTGATCGCGCCGACATGGGAGAATGACAGCGGGAGAGGGACGCGCCCTTTCCGCGCGAAGATCTACGACGGATTACGGCCGCGCCGCGGGGAGGGCGCGCCCATTTCGCCGATTGACAGGGCCGCGCCCTTGCCGCCTATAGCCGGCAATCCTTGGAGCCACGATTCATGCCGCACACCGGTCTCGAGAACATCATCACCACCGCCTTCGAGGACAGGGCCAATATCGACGCCTCGACGCAGGGCGACATTCGCCACGCGGTCGAGAGCGCGCTGCGCCTCCTCGATTCGGGCAAGCTGCGCGTCGCCGAGAAGATCGAGGGCGAGACCGGGCCGTCCTCCTGGAAGGTCAATCAATGGCTGAAGAAAGCCGTGCTGCTCTCCTTCCGCCTCAATGACATGAGCGTGATCGAGGGCGGGCCCGGCGGCGCCACCTGGTGGGACAAGGTTCCGTCTAAATTCGCCGGCTGGGGCGCGGCCGAGCATAAGGCGGCGGGCTTCCGCTCCGTGCCGGGCTCCGTCGTGCGCCATTCCGCCTATGTGGCGCCGGGCGTCATTCTGATGCCCTCCTTCGTCAATCTCGGCGCCTTCGTCGACGCCGGGACCATGGTCGACACCTGGGCGACGGTCGGCTCCTGCGCGCAGATCGGCAAGAATGTGCATCTCTCGGGCGGCGTCGGCATCGGCGGGGTGCTGGAGCCGCTACAGGCCGGCCCCACCATCATCGAGGACGATTGCTTCATCGGCGCGCGCTCGGAGATTGTCGAGGGCGTCGTCGTGGGCAAGGGCGCGGTGATCTCCATGGGCGTCTTCATCGGCGCCTCGACCAAGGTGATCGACCGCGCCACGGGCCAAATTCACACCGGCTATGTGCCGCCCTATTCGGTGGTGGTGTCCGGCAATCTGCCCGGAAAGCCGCTGCCGGACGGCTCGGCCGGCCCGTCGCTCTATTGCGCCGTCATCGTGAAGACGGTGGATGCGCAGACGCGCGGCAAGACCGCGATCAACGAGCTGTTGAGGGACTGATGGCGGCGCCCTTTCGCGACCGGCTGGTCTTCCTGTTTCGCACCGAGGCGGGTCGCATCGACCGCGCGGACTGGCGGCTCGGCGCCGCCATCCTCGCGGCGCCGCTCGTCCTGCTGACGCTGGCGATGTGGGCGCTGCTGCCCTACACGTTCCACGATCTCGCGACGACTCCACTGTTCGTCTGGCAGACGATGATCGCCTATTTCTACCTCTGCCTTTATGCGCTCGCGGTGCTGGTGATCGCCGCGAGCTTCGTCAATCTCTCGGCCAAGCGCTTTCGCGCGCTCGGCCGGCCGGCGCCCGTGGCGCTCGCCGCCGCGTTGCCGCTGGCGGCGCTGCTCGCCGCCTCGGCGCATTTCATGCAGCCGCATGTCGCGGACGCCATGCCGCGCTGGCAGGTGACGATTTTCGACCTGATCCTCGCCGCCATGGCGCTGTGGAGCGCCTATGAGCTCGGGGTCCGCGACGAGGCTGCGCGCTGAGGCGTCAGCTCTTCTTCGGCGCCATGATCTCCTGCTTGCTGAAATTGCTGAGATCGCCCTCGGCGGCGGCGGCCCGGCGCCATGATCTGGCGATGGCCGGATATTTGATCTCGACTTGGATTTTCGAGACCCCCTGGTGAAGCTTCTCGCTGCCGCAGGACGGGCATGCCGGCGTGTCCGAGGCGCGAACCAGAAGCTCGAATTCCGCGTGGCAATTCTCGCATTGGTAGGAATAGAGCGGCATTCTGTTCCTCTTGATCGTTTTTGTCGGGCGCGCCGCCCGGCCGGGGCGGCGCCTAAATATAATGCAAACACCGTGCCGCTTCTGCGTGCCGGAATCAGGGATGCACCCGCTTCAAGTATTCGTCGAAGAGCGGCACGGTGAATGCCGTGTCTCCATGCGCCGGACTAAAGATCATTCCTTTTTTTATCAAGGAGCTGCGCACCGGCGCGATACTTTCCACGAAGACGCCGAGTTCCGACGCGACGTCGCCGGATCTGTGGGGGCCTGGGCCGAGCGCGGCCATCGCGAAAAGATAGTCCTTTTCCCTTGGGGTCAGGCGGTCGAAACGAACCCGAAAAAAGCTCTCATCGAGATTTTTGAGAGCTGTTGCGCTTGCTTGCTCGACGTCAGCTTTCGTGATTGGCGAGTTTTGCGCGATGTTCCACGCATGATAACCCCATTCTTGCAAAAAATATGGATAGCCTTGAGTAAGCCGAATAACAGAATCGACGGCGCTTTGTTCAAAACTGACACCTTCACGACGCGCAGGCTCTAAAAGAGCGGTTGCGGCGTCCTCATAGGACAGCTTATCGATTTTAGGGTAGTCGAAAAGTCGCTCGGCGTAAGACTTCGAGCGACCGGCAAGCCCGACGAGCTGCGGAAGGCCGGCTGCGATCAATACTATTGGAAGCTGCTTTTGCGCAACGCGGTGCATCGCCATTATCAATGCGCTAAACTCTACCTCTGGGACATACTGCAATTCGTCGATTATGATTGCGACTGACGATTGGCGGGATTTTGCAGCAACACCGATGGCCTCGACGAGATCGGGCAGATCGGCCTCCAAATCGCCACTATCGGCGGACCCGACCTCCGGATCCACTCCGATGTCGAAGCCCTCCCAATTGACTTTCACCGTCGATATAAACGATCGCAAGACCATCATGCCTCGCTTAACCGATTCGTTCACCATTTCCTTCGTATCGAGTTTGAACAAAATTTTTCTGAGACATGGTATTAAAAGTTCAGGAAGGCTTTTCCCTTCCGGTGACTCTAGCAATATGGCGACATACCCGCTTTTTTCGGCAATTTCCTGTATTTTATTCAAAAGCACCGTTTTGCCTACGCCACGCAGGCCGACCAGCATGAAGCTTTTTGCTTGGCGACCCATCTTTACTCGCGCAAGCGTGGTCTTCGTCTTTTGAATGAGCTCGTCTCGGCCTGCCAGCTCAGGGGGCTGGCTACCTGCGCCCGGCGCATAGGGGTTCGTGACGGCGTCCATAGCGACCTTACCAATCTTATTGATCTTATTGTCATGGAGGATAAGATAAGTAATATACATAAGGACGTCAAGCGGCGATCGGTCGCAGATCCACTTATGGAACGGCTTTCGCTTGCCCTCGTATCGCGCCTCTCGCCCGTCACCCCCGGAGCCCATGACCACCGCCCGATACAAAGCCCGCTTCATTCCCTCGCTCGATCAGGTCGACGCGGGCGAATGGGACGCGCTCGCCAATCCGCCGGGCCTCACGCCGGAAGAGGCCGAAGGGGAGCGCTACAATCCCTTCATCTCCAGCGCCTTTCTGCTCGCGCTCGAGCGCTCGAAATCGGTCGGCGCGCGCACCGGCTGGACGCCGCTCTACACGCTGCTCGACGATCCCGATGGGCGGCTCGTCGCCGCCGCGCCCTCCTATGTCAAAATGCACAGCATGGGCGAATATGTCTTCGATTTCGGCTGGGCGCAGGCCTATGAGAACGCGGGCGGGCGCTATTATCCCAAGATTCAGGTCGCCGTTCCGTTCACGCCCGCGACCGGACGTCGTCTTCTGGTCGCCCGCGACGCGCCGGAGGGCGCGCGCGAATCCCTGATCGCCGCGCTGCGCGCCTTGCGGCAGGCGGCCGAGGCCTCCTCACTCCATGTCACCTTCGGGACGAAGGCCGAGACGCGTGCGCTCGAGGGCGCCGGCTTCGCGCCGCGCGTCGGCGAGCAGTTCCATTTCCTCAACGAGAACTATCGCGATTTCGACGATTTCCTCGCCGCGCTGTCCTCGCGCAAGCGCAAGACCATCAAGCGCGAGCGCCGCGACGCTTTGGGCGACGATCTCTCCATCGATCTGCTCAGGGGAGCCGACATAAAGCCCGAGCATTGGGACCGCTTTTTCGCCTTCTACATGGACACGAGCGGGCGCAAATGGGGGCGGCCCTATCTCACGCGCGATTTCTTTCATCAGATCGGCGCGACCATGGCGGAGCGCGTCCTGCTGGTGATGGCGCGGCGCGGCGATGAGCATATCGCCGGCGCCATTAATTTCCTCGGCGACGACGCCATCTATGGCCGCAATTGGGGCGCGCTGGAGGAGCGGCCCTTCCTGCATTTCGAGGTCTGTTATTATCAGGCGATCGAATACGCCATCCGCCACGGCTATCAGCGCGTGGAGGCGGGGGCGCAGGGCGAGCACAAGCTGGCGCGCGGCTATCGGCCGGCGCCGACGCATTCGGCGCATGATTTCGCTGATGCGCGGCTGCGCACGGCGGTCGACGAGTTCCTGTCGCGCGAGAAGGTCGCGATCGACGAGGCGGTCGCCGATTACGAGGCCGGCCTGCCGTTCCGCCGCGACGGCGCGGCGCAGAGCGAATGAAACCGCGCTGAACCAGCTCATTGTTTCAGCGGCGCCTCCCGCCTCCTCTCCCCGCTCGCGGGGAGAAGCGGCGGCCGGCGGCGTTGTCGCTGGCCGAATGCGCATGTGGACCGCGTCAAGACTCGGCGAAATCTCCGGCCGATCAGATCGTCTGATTATAGGCGCCGACGCCGTCGCTCTGGCGCAGCACGGCGTCGATCGCCTGGAACATCTCCCGCATGCGCGCTTCCGACGCCGGGCTCTCGACGACGACCACCAGCTCCGGCTTGTTGGAGGAGGCGCGCACCAGACCCCAGGTGCCGTCCGCGACCGTCACGCGCACGCCATTCACGGTGACGAGATCGCGAATCTTCTGGCCGGTGAAGGCCTCGCCGTCGGCAGCCATCTTCTGGAAGCGCGCCGTCACCTCTTCGACGACCTGATATTTGCGCTCGTCGGCGCAATGGGGCGACATGGTCGGCGAGCCCCAGGTCTTGGGCAGATCGGCGTAGAGGTCGGACATGGACTTGGTCGGATTGCGGTCGAGCATCTGCAGCACATGCACGGCGGTCAGAATGCCGTCGTCATAGCCGCGGCCGATCGGCGTGTTGAAGAAGAAATGCCCCGACTTCTCGAAGCCGGCGAGCGCTTTCAGCTCGGTGACGCGGCGCTTGATGTAGGAATGGCCGGTCTTCCAATAATCCGCCTTGACGCCGCGGGCCAGAAGCTCCGGATCGGTGCCGAAGAGGCCGGTCGATTTCACATCGACGACGAAGGTCGAGCCCGGATAGAGCTTGGCGAGA
The sequence above is a segment of the Methylosinus trichosporium OB3b genome. Coding sequences within it:
- a CDS encoding GNAT family N-acetyltransferase, with translation MTTARYKARFIPSLDQVDAGEWDALANPPGLTPEEAEGERYNPFISSAFLLALERSKSVGARTGWTPLYTLLDDPDGRLVAAAPSYVKMHSMGEYVFDFGWAQAYENAGGRYYPKIQVAVPFTPATGRRLLVARDAPEGARESLIAALRALRQAAEASSLHVTFGTKAETRALEGAGFAPRVGEQFHFLNENYRDFDDFLAALSSRKRKTIKRERRDALGDDLSIDLLRGADIKPEHWDRFFAFYMDTSGRKWGRPYLTRDFFHQIGATMAERVLLVMARRGDEHIAGAINFLGDDAIYGRNWGALEERPFLHFEVCYYQAIEYAIRHGYQRVEAGAQGEHKLARGYRPAPTHSAHDFADARLRTAVDEFLSREKVAIDEAVADYEAGLPFRRDGAAQSE